Proteins encoded within one genomic window of Citrobacter amalonaticus Y19:
- a CDS encoding FAD-dependent oxidoreductase, with product MSEDIFDAIIVGAGLAGSVAALVLAREGAQVLVIERGNSAGAKNVTGGRIYAHSLERIIPGFAEQAPVERVITHEKLAFMTDTGAMSVDYLNGEKAGPSQVSYSVLRSKFDAWLMEQAEEAGAQLITGIRVDNVVQRDGKVVGVEADGDIIESRVVILADGVNSLLAEKLGMAKRVEAAHVAVGVKELIELPKSVIDDRFQLQGNEGAACLFAGSSTDGLMGGGFLYTNENSLSLGLVCGLHHLKEAKKSVPQMLEDFKQHPAVAPLIAGGKLVEYAAHVVPEAGMNMQPELVGDGVLIAGDAAGMCMNLGFTIRGMDLAVAAGEAAAKTVLSAMQSNDFSRQGLAEYRQHLDNGPMRDMRMYQRLPAFLDNPRMFTRYPEMVVGIARELFTVDGSAPVPMRKKILRHAKKVGFINLMKDGIKGVTVL from the coding sequence ATGTCCGAAGATATCTTTGATGCCATTATCGTGGGCGCAGGGCTCGCCGGTTCCGTCGCGGCCCTGGTGCTCGCCCGTGAAGGGGCCCAGGTGTTGGTTATCGAGCGCGGAAATTCCGCTGGCGCGAAGAATGTCACCGGTGGGCGCATTTACGCCCACAGTCTGGAGCGCATTATTCCGGGCTTTGCTGAGCAGGCCCCTGTTGAGCGGGTCATTACCCACGAAAAGCTTGCCTTTATGACTGATACCGGGGCGATGAGCGTGGACTATCTCAACGGCGAAAAGGCAGGCCCGTCGCAGGTCTCTTATTCGGTGTTGCGCAGTAAATTTGACGCCTGGCTGATGGAGCAGGCGGAAGAGGCGGGCGCGCAGTTGATCACCGGGATCCGCGTCGATAACGTCGTTCAGCGCGATGGCAAAGTCGTTGGCGTGGAGGCGGACGGCGACATCATTGAATCCAGAGTGGTCATCCTCGCCGATGGCGTCAACTCCCTGCTGGCGGAAAAACTGGGGATGGCGAAACGCGTTGAGGCCGCACATGTGGCGGTCGGCGTGAAAGAGCTGATCGAACTGCCGAAGTCGGTAATTGACGATCGTTTCCAGTTGCAGGGTAACGAAGGGGCGGCCTGTCTGTTCGCCGGATCGTCCACGGATGGTCTGATGGGCGGTGGTTTTCTCTATACCAACGAAAACAGCCTGTCACTGGGGCTGGTGTGCGGTCTTCATCACCTGAAAGAGGCGAAAAAATCCGTCCCGCAAATGCTGGAAGATTTCAAACAGCATCCGGCCGTTGCGCCGCTGATCGCCGGTGGCAAGCTGGTGGAGTACGCCGCGCACGTGGTGCCGGAAGCGGGGATGAACATGCAGCCTGAACTGGTGGGCGACGGCGTGCTGATTGCCGGCGACGCGGCGGGCATGTGTATGAACCTCGGCTTCACGATTCGCGGGATGGATCTCGCGGTGGCGGCGGGCGAAGCGGCGGCGAAAACGGTGCTCTCCGCTATGCAAAGCAACGACTTTAGCCGTCAGGGGCTGGCGGAGTATCGCCAGCATCTCGACAACGGTCCGATGCGTGATATGCGCATGTACCAGCGGCTGCCCGCGTTCCTCGATAACCCGCGCATGTTTACCCGTTATCCGGAAATGGTCGTCGGTATCGCACGCGAGCTCTTTACCGTCGATGGCAGTGCGCCGGTGCCGATGCGTAAGAAGATCCTGCGTCATGCGAAGAAGGTGGGCTTCATCAACCTGATGAAGGATGGCATTAAAGGAGTGACCGTATTATGA
- the fixX gene encoding ferredoxin-like protein FixX, protein MTSPVNVDVKLGVNKFNVDEEHPHIIMKVAPDKQVLEVLIKACPAGLYKKQDDGSVRFDYAGCLECGTCRILGLDTALEKWEYPRGTFGVEFRFG, encoded by the coding sequence ATGACTTCTCCCGTCAACGTGGACGTTAAGCTTGGCGTCAACAAATTCAATGTCGATGAAGAGCATCCGCACATCATCATGAAGGTGGCACCGGACAAACAGGTGCTGGAGGTGCTGATCAAGGCGTGTCCGGCCGGGTTATACAAAAAGCAGGATGATGGCAGCGTGCGCTTTGACTACGCCGGATGTCTGGAGTGCGGCACTTGTCGGATCCTGGGACTTGATACGGCGCTGGAGAAGTGGGAGTACCCGCGCGGTACCTTCGGCGTGGAGTTCCGTTTCGGTTAA
- a CDS encoding MFS transporter yields the protein MQQPRNFDDIQFSSIHRRIMLWGSGGPFLDGYVLVMIGVALEQLTPALKLDADWIGLLGAGTLAGLFVGTSLFGYISDKVGRRKMFLIDIIAIGVISVATMFVSSPVELLVMRVLIGVVIGADYPIATSMITEFSSTRQRAFSISFIAAMWYVGATCADLVGYWLYDVEGGWRWMLGSAAIPCILILIGRFDLPESPRWLLRKGRVKECEAMMIKLFGEPVAFDEDTSQETRFLQLFNRRHFPFVLFVAAIWTCQVIPMFAIYTFGPQIVGLLGLGAGKSAALGNVVISLFFMLGCIPPMFWLNSAGRRPLLIGSFVMMTLALAVLGLIPEMGIWLVVTAFAVYAFFSGGPGNLQWLYPNELFPTDIRASAVGVIMSLSRIGTILSTWALPIFITKYGISQVMLMGAGISLVGLLVSIAFAPETRGLTLAQTSTMTIRRKPLS from the coding sequence ATGCAACAGCCCAGGAACTTTGATGATATTCAGTTCTCCTCTATTCACCGCAGGATCATGCTGTGGGGAAGCGGTGGCCCGTTTCTGGACGGTTATGTGCTGGTGATGATTGGCGTTGCGCTGGAACAGCTCACGCCAGCGCTGAAGCTGGATGCCGACTGGATTGGTTTGCTGGGCGCGGGAACGCTGGCCGGGCTGTTTGTCGGTACTTCTTTGTTTGGTTATATCTCGGATAAAGTGGGGCGGCGCAAAATGTTTCTCATCGATATCATCGCCATTGGGGTGATATCGGTGGCGACCATGTTTGTCTCGTCGCCGGTTGAGCTGCTGGTGATGCGGGTGCTGATTGGGGTCGTGATTGGCGCGGATTATCCCATTGCCACCTCAATGATCACCGAGTTTTCCAGTACGCGCCAACGCGCCTTCTCGATCAGTTTTATTGCGGCGATGTGGTATGTCGGCGCGACCTGCGCCGATCTGGTGGGGTACTGGCTGTATGATGTCGAAGGCGGCTGGCGCTGGATGCTCGGAAGCGCGGCGATCCCCTGTATTCTGATTCTGATCGGTCGTTTCGATCTGCCCGAGTCCCCGCGCTGGCTGTTGCGCAAAGGGCGGGTTAAAGAGTGCGAAGCGATGATGATCAAGCTGTTTGGCGAGCCGGTGGCATTCGATGAGGACACGTCGCAGGAGACGCGTTTTTTGCAACTGTTTAATCGTCGCCACTTTCCGTTCGTGCTGTTTGTCGCGGCGATCTGGACCTGTCAGGTGATCCCCATGTTTGCCATTTATACCTTTGGCCCGCAGATTGTCGGTCTGTTGGGACTGGGTGCCGGGAAAAGCGCAGCGCTGGGAAATGTGGTGATCAGCCTGTTCTTTATGCTGGGCTGTATTCCGCCGATGTTCTGGCTGAACAGCGCGGGGCGGCGACCGCTACTGATTGGCAGTTTCGTGATGATGACGCTGGCGCTGGCGGTGCTGGGATTGATCCCGGAAATGGGCATCTGGCTGGTGGTAACGGCATTCGCGGTATACGCCTTTTTCTCCGGCGGTCCGGGTAATCTACAGTGGCTCTATCCCAATGAACTGTTCCCGACCGATATTCGCGCCTCCGCCGTGGGGGTGATCATGTCGTTGAGCCGCATTGGCACCATTCTCTCCACCTGGGCGTTGCCTATCTTCATTACTAAATACGGTATCAGCCAGGTGATGCTGATGGGGGCGGGGATTTCGTTGGTCGGGCTGCTGGTCTCCATTGCCTTTGCGCCAGAAACGCGCGGCCTGACGCTTGCTCAGACCAGTACGATGACGATTCGCAGGAAACCGTTGTCTTAA
- a CDS encoding YgdI/YgdR family lipoprotein, translating to MQKKLLIASIFAAATVFTVAGCSSNQAVRTTDGRTIVTDGKPQVDDDTGLVSYKNAETGQTEQINRDQVKNMSELDN from the coding sequence ATGCAAAAGAAACTGTTGATCGCTTCCATTTTTGCCGCAGCAACCGTCTTCACCGTCGCCGGCTGCTCGTCGAACCAGGCTGTGCGTACGACCGATGGTCGAACCATTGTCACCGACGGTAAACCGCAGGTGGACGATGACACGGGTCTGGTCTCCTATAAAAACGCGGAAACCGGCCAGACGGAGCAAATTAACCGCGATCAGGTGAAAAATATGAGCGAGCTGGATAACTAG